Proteins encoded together in one Nyctibius grandis isolate bNycGra1 chromosome 1, bNycGra1.pri, whole genome shotgun sequence window:
- the HSF2 gene encoding heat shock factor protein 2 isoform X1: MKQQQQPQPPQPQPPPAASAGVPAFLSKLWALVGEAPSNQLITWSQNGQSFLVLDEQRFAKEILPKYFKHNNMASFVRQLNMYGFRKVVHVDSGIVKLERDGPVEFQHPYFKQGREDLLEHIKRKVSSSRPEENKIRQEDLSKIISSAQKVQIKQETIESRLSALKRENESLWRELTELRAKQLQQQQVIRKIVQFIVTLVQNNQLVSLKRKRPLLLNTNGPTKSNVFQQIVKEPADSNHHVPLKRNESLKQREQISDDIIIYDVTEDVGDEENPMGDEENLPVTPEANEDTTSDSSNCSNSPDIVIVEDDNEEEYAPVIQGDKSTESAAVPANDPLSPVSDGTSPLMSSAVQLNNQSTLTAEDPVSMMDSILNENGVISQNINLLGKVELLDYLDSIDCSLEDFQAMLSGRQFSIDPDLLIDLFTSSVQMNPTDHISNTKMETKGIETTKNNAGPAASQETQASKPQPDKQLIQYTAFPLLAFLDGNPGSAMESGSSVAGMPSSVDKPLEVDELLESSLDPEPTQSKLVRLEPLTEAEASEATLFYLCELAPAPMDTDMPFLDN, from the exons atgaagcagcagcagcagccgcagcccccccagccccagccgccGCCCGCTGCCAGCGCGGGGGTCCCGGCCTTCCTCAGCAAGCTGTGGGCGCTGGTGGGCGAGGCCCCCAGCAACCAGCTCATCACCTGGAGCCAG AATGGCCAGAGTTTCTTGGTGTTGGATGAGCAGAGATTTGCGAAAGAGATTCTTCCCAAGTACTTCAAGCACAACAACATGGCAAGCTTTGTCAGACAGTTAAACATGT atggctTCCGTAAAGTTGTCCATGTTGATTCTGGGATTGTCAAACTGGAGCGAGATGGTCCAGTAGAGTTTCAGCACCCATATTTTAAGCAGGGCCGGGAGGACTTGTTGGAACACATTAAAAGGAAG GTTTCTTCTTCAAGAcctgaagaaaacaagataCGTCAGGAAGATCTCTCCAAAATAATAAGTAGTGCTCAAAAGgtgcaaattaaacaagagactATTGAATCTCGATTGTCTGCTTTGAAGAG GGAGAATGAATCCCTTTGGAGGGAACTGACAGAACTGAGAGCAAAACAATTGCAACAGCAGCAAGTTATTCGGAAG ATTGTACAATTTATTGTTACCTTGGTGCAGAATAACCAACTAGTGAGCCTAAAACGCAAGAG GCCTCTACTTCTGAACACTAACGGACCTACAAAGTCGAATGTATTTCAGCAGATTGTGAAAGAACCAGCTGACAGTAACCACCAT gTACCTCTCAAGAGAAATGAGAGCTTAAAACAAAGGGAACAGATTTCCGATGACATCATTATTTATGATGTCACTGAGGATGTGGGTGATGAAGAAAATCCCATGGGTGATGAAGAAAATCTTCCCGTTACACCAGAAGCAAATGAAGATACCACTTCAGATTCTTCCAA CTGTAGTAATTCTCCTGATATTGTAATTGTGGAAGACGATAATGAAGAAGAATATGCCCCTGTAATTCAAGGGGATAAAAGCACAGAATCAGCTGCTGTCCCAGCTAATGATCCCCTCAGCCCTGTCAGTGACGGTACAAGCCCACTCATGTCAAGCGCTGTACAGCTGAATAACCAGTCAACTTTAACTGCAGAAGATCCGGTCTCAATGATGGATTCCATCCTCAATGAGAATGGAGTAATTTCACAGAATATAAATCTTCTTGGAAA AGTTGAACTTCTGGATTATCTTGACAGTATCGACTGCAGCTTAGAGGACTTCCAAGCTATGTTATCAGGACGACAGTTCAGCATAGATCCAGATCTCCTCATCGAT CTTTTTACAAGCTCCGTGCAGATGAATCCCACAGATCATATCAGTAATACCAAA ATGGAGACAAAGGGAATAGAAACTACCAAGAATAATGCAGGTCCAGCGGCTTCACAGGAAACACAAGCTTCTAAGCCCCAGCCAG ataAGCAACTCATACAGTACACTGCGTTTCCACTCCTTGCTTTCCTTGATGGGAACCCAGGCTCTGCCATGGAGAGCGGGAGCTCTGTAGCTGGGATGCCTTCCTCTGTCGACAAACCCCTGGAAGTGGACGAGCTCCTGGAGAGCAGCCTGGATCCCGAGCCTACCCAGAGCAAACTGGTACGGCTGGAGCCGCTGACAGAGGCAGAGGCGAGCGAAGCCACGCTGTTCTATCTATGTGAACttgccccagcacccatggaCACAGACATGCCATTCTTGGACAACTGA
- the HSF2 gene encoding heat shock factor protein 2 isoform X2, with product MKQQQQPQPPQPQPPPAASAGVPAFLSKLWALVGEAPSNQLITWSQNGQSFLVLDEQRFAKEILPKYFKHNNMASFVRQLNMYGFRKVVHVDSGIVKLERDGPVEFQHPYFKQGREDLLEHIKRKVSSSRPEENKIRQEDLSKIISSAQKVQIKQETIESRLSALKRENESLWRELTELRAKQLQQQQVIRKIVQFIVTLVQNNQLVSLKRKRPLLLNTNGPTKSNVFQQIVKEPADSNHHVPLKRNESLKQREQISDDIIIYDVTEDVGDEENPMGDEENLPVTPEANEDTTSDSSNCSNSPDIVIVEDDNEEEYAPVIQGDKSTESAAVPANDPLSPVSDGTSPLMSSAVQLNNQSTLTAEDPVSMMDSILNENGVISQNINLLGKVELLDYLDSIDCSLEDFQAMLSGRQFSIDPDLLIDMETKGIETTKNNAGPAASQETQASKPQPDKQLIQYTAFPLLAFLDGNPGSAMESGSSVAGMPSSVDKPLEVDELLESSLDPEPTQSKLVRLEPLTEAEASEATLFYLCELAPAPMDTDMPFLDN from the exons atgaagcagcagcagcagccgcagcccccccagccccagccgccGCCCGCTGCCAGCGCGGGGGTCCCGGCCTTCCTCAGCAAGCTGTGGGCGCTGGTGGGCGAGGCCCCCAGCAACCAGCTCATCACCTGGAGCCAG AATGGCCAGAGTTTCTTGGTGTTGGATGAGCAGAGATTTGCGAAAGAGATTCTTCCCAAGTACTTCAAGCACAACAACATGGCAAGCTTTGTCAGACAGTTAAACATGT atggctTCCGTAAAGTTGTCCATGTTGATTCTGGGATTGTCAAACTGGAGCGAGATGGTCCAGTAGAGTTTCAGCACCCATATTTTAAGCAGGGCCGGGAGGACTTGTTGGAACACATTAAAAGGAAG GTTTCTTCTTCAAGAcctgaagaaaacaagataCGTCAGGAAGATCTCTCCAAAATAATAAGTAGTGCTCAAAAGgtgcaaattaaacaagagactATTGAATCTCGATTGTCTGCTTTGAAGAG GGAGAATGAATCCCTTTGGAGGGAACTGACAGAACTGAGAGCAAAACAATTGCAACAGCAGCAAGTTATTCGGAAG ATTGTACAATTTATTGTTACCTTGGTGCAGAATAACCAACTAGTGAGCCTAAAACGCAAGAG GCCTCTACTTCTGAACACTAACGGACCTACAAAGTCGAATGTATTTCAGCAGATTGTGAAAGAACCAGCTGACAGTAACCACCAT gTACCTCTCAAGAGAAATGAGAGCTTAAAACAAAGGGAACAGATTTCCGATGACATCATTATTTATGATGTCACTGAGGATGTGGGTGATGAAGAAAATCCCATGGGTGATGAAGAAAATCTTCCCGTTACACCAGAAGCAAATGAAGATACCACTTCAGATTCTTCCAA CTGTAGTAATTCTCCTGATATTGTAATTGTGGAAGACGATAATGAAGAAGAATATGCCCCTGTAATTCAAGGGGATAAAAGCACAGAATCAGCTGCTGTCCCAGCTAATGATCCCCTCAGCCCTGTCAGTGACGGTACAAGCCCACTCATGTCAAGCGCTGTACAGCTGAATAACCAGTCAACTTTAACTGCAGAAGATCCGGTCTCAATGATGGATTCCATCCTCAATGAGAATGGAGTAATTTCACAGAATATAAATCTTCTTGGAAA AGTTGAACTTCTGGATTATCTTGACAGTATCGACTGCAGCTTAGAGGACTTCCAAGCTATGTTATCAGGACGACAGTTCAGCATAGATCCAGATCTCCTCATCGAT ATGGAGACAAAGGGAATAGAAACTACCAAGAATAATGCAGGTCCAGCGGCTTCACAGGAAACACAAGCTTCTAAGCCCCAGCCAG ataAGCAACTCATACAGTACACTGCGTTTCCACTCCTTGCTTTCCTTGATGGGAACCCAGGCTCTGCCATGGAGAGCGGGAGCTCTGTAGCTGGGATGCCTTCCTCTGTCGACAAACCCCTGGAAGTGGACGAGCTCCTGGAGAGCAGCCTGGATCCCGAGCCTACCCAGAGCAAACTGGTACGGCTGGAGCCGCTGACAGAGGCAGAGGCGAGCGAAGCCACGCTGTTCTATCTATGTGAACttgccccagcacccatggaCACAGACATGCCATTCTTGGACAACTGA